One region of Synechococcus elongatus PCC 11801 genomic DNA includes:
- a CDS encoding metal ABC transporter permease gives MEALLEPLQYAFMQRSLAVALLIGILGAMAGSYLMVQRLALLGDAISHSVLAGLAAAFALGLPLAFGAFIAGLLSAASIDFIRTRSPLKADAAMGIVLSAFFALGVTLITLIQKQNKIDLNHFLFGNLLAVSPADLRDTAIVASLVAIAIVLFHKELQFYCFDRLAAQAAGLPVRWFDLGLTVILAMTIVVAMKAVGVLLVIAMLITPPATAYLWVRRFVPMMLLAIAIGSASSLVGLYLSFFWDLPSGPAIVLVASLVFVITILINPRRSWQKQG, from the coding sequence ATGGAAGCTCTGCTGGAGCCGTTGCAATATGCCTTCATGCAGCGATCGCTAGCTGTTGCCCTCCTCATCGGGATTTTGGGGGCGATGGCTGGCAGCTACCTGATGGTGCAGCGGTTAGCCTTGCTTGGAGATGCAATTAGTCACTCGGTCTTAGCAGGATTGGCTGCAGCATTTGCCTTGGGTTTACCCCTTGCTTTTGGTGCTTTTATTGCTGGTTTATTGAGTGCGGCTTCGATTGACTTTATCCGAACGCGATCGCCTCTTAAAGCCGATGCCGCAATGGGTATTGTTCTCTCAGCTTTTTTTGCTTTAGGGGTGACCTTGATCACCTTAATTCAGAAGCAAAATAAGATTGACCTCAATCATTTCTTGTTTGGTAACTTGCTGGCTGTTAGTCCTGCTGATCTCCGCGATACGGCAATCGTTGCGAGTTTAGTAGCGATCGCGATCGTGCTCTTTCACAAGGAGTTGCAGTTTTATTGTTTCGATCGCCTCGCTGCGCAAGCTGCTGGATTACCAGTGCGTTGGTTTGATCTTGGCCTCACAGTTATCTTGGCGATGACGATTGTTGTTGCAATGAAAGCAGTTGGTGTGCTGTTGGTCATTGCGATGTTGATTACCCCGCCCGCTACGGCTTATTTATGGGTGCGGCGCTTTGTACCGATGATGCTGTTGGCGATCGCGATTGGAAGTGCTTCTAGTTTGGTTGGTCTTTATCTAAGTTTCTTCTGGGATTTACCTTCGGGGCCAGCCATTGTTCTCGTAGCCTCCTTGGTTTTCGTGATCACAATCCTC
- a CDS encoding metal ABC transporter ATP-binding protein produces MSQSLTHPVLQVQQLSASYRDREVLQGLNLQLRAGQVIGVVGPNGAGKSTFLKAILGLVPHHGEVLWRGTSLTSQLQRVAYVPQRAQVDFDYPATVEDVVLMGRVARTGWLRRFSAASQQAVKAALERVELWDLRSRPIGELSGGQQQRVFIARSLAQEAELFLLDEPFAGIDRRSEGLLYAILRDLAQQGHGVIVVHHDLGQATQQFDELVLLNQRVIAQGHPRLVLQPDHLAQAYGARLDITRHEAA; encoded by the coding sequence GTGTCTCAGTCTCTTACGCATCCTGTGCTGCAGGTTCAGCAGCTGAGTGCCAGCTATCGCGATCGCGAGGTGTTGCAGGGACTGAATCTGCAGTTGCGAGCGGGTCAAGTGATTGGGGTTGTTGGGCCGAATGGTGCTGGCAAGAGCACGTTTTTAAAAGCCATCCTTGGGCTTGTGCCGCATCATGGTGAAGTCCTGTGGCGCGGCACATCCCTCACGAGTCAGTTGCAGCGAGTGGCCTACGTCCCGCAGCGGGCACAAGTTGATTTTGACTACCCGGCGACTGTTGAAGATGTCGTTTTGATGGGGCGTGTTGCTCGGACGGGTTGGTTGCGGCGCTTTTCGGCTGCGAGTCAACAAGCTGTGAAGGCTGCTCTAGAGCGCGTCGAATTGTGGGATTTGCGATCGCGACCGATTGGTGAGTTATCAGGTGGACAACAACAGCGGGTGTTTATTGCACGATCGCTGGCTCAAGAAGCAGAACTATTTTTATTGGACGAGCCTTTTGCGGGAATTGATCGCCGTAGCGAAGGATTGCTCTATGCAATTTTGCGAGATCTAGCGCAGCAAGGTCATGGCGTGATTGTGGTGCATCACGATTTAGGACAAGCCACTCAGCAATTTGATGAACTGGTCTTACTTAATCAGCGAGTGATTGCTCAAGGCCACCCCCGGTTAGTCTTGCAGCCCGATCATCTGGCCCAAGCCTATGGGGCGCGACTGGACATTACACGGCATGAGGCGGCTTAG
- a CDS encoding metal ABC transporter solute-binding protein, Zn/Mn family, with amino-acid sequence MVVSTTILTDLTQQIGGDAITVTGLLQPGDDPHVYEPVPRDTVALAEANLIILNGYNLEPKIEKLAISVDSKATILRAGEAIAPLKLGRAPDPHVWGNARNGILMVQSIQQKLCQLQPRDCPQFQANAQALSQDLTRLNTWILQQIATIPESQRQLVTTHDAFQYYSQAYQLPVLGTLIGISTEEQPSARTVQTLAKAIRETGVPVIFTETTTNSSLLETVADEADVRLSRQPLYADAIGPAGSKADSYIKMLVTNTQTIVDELGGKTTSFQAD; translated from the coding sequence GTGGTAGTCAGCACAACGATACTGACGGATCTCACACAGCAGATTGGCGGTGATGCGATTACGGTCACTGGCTTACTGCAGCCAGGTGATGATCCCCACGTCTATGAGCCTGTACCCCGCGACACAGTCGCCTTAGCCGAAGCCAACTTGATTATCCTCAACGGATATAACTTGGAACCAAAAATTGAAAAACTAGCAATAAGTGTCGATAGCAAGGCGACAATTCTGAGAGCAGGAGAAGCGATCGCCCCTCTCAAATTAGGTCGTGCTCCTGACCCCCACGTTTGGGGCAATGCGCGCAACGGCATCCTAATGGTTCAATCCATTCAGCAAAAACTCTGCCAACTACAGCCGAGGGATTGTCCGCAGTTTCAAGCCAATGCCCAAGCACTCTCACAAGATCTCACTCGTCTTAACACTTGGATCCTCCAGCAAATTGCCACAATCCCAGAATCTCAACGGCAGTTAGTCACGACCCACGATGCTTTTCAGTATTATTCCCAGGCGTATCAACTGCCCGTACTTGGAACACTGATCGGCATTAGTACAGAGGAACAGCCCAGTGCCAGAACTGTTCAAACACTAGCAAAAGCTATTAGAGAAACAGGTGTTCCTGTCATCTTTACTGAAACAACTACCAATTCCAGTCTTCTAGAGACCGTTGCCGATGAAGCCGATGTTCGCCTATCTCGTCAGCCCCTCTATGCCGATGCGATCGGTCCGGCAGGAAGCAAAGCTGATAGCTATATCAAGATGCTTGTTACTAATACCCAAACCATTGTTGATGAATTGGGAGGCAAAACAACCAGTTTTCAAGCAGATTAA
- a CDS encoding site-2 protease family protein: MPLENATPILLLVGAIALIGWGFWRRRGLGRLGTLASLQSLALVSPWLIFFGLSLFGIYLRLTVVLVLLVSTTVVYILLGRQIRQLSQDPEVQAQLRDRLAAMAARNAAMAPDRSPDSEADTLEGDGQPHPLPADDLQQIKGIFGVDTFFATETIPYQEGAIFKGNLRGEATVVQPRLAQLLQERLDDRYRLFLINDPSDRPAVVVLPSTACEPPKVLPAQYFLAVLLAGFTLWTCFVRGAEQLYPNFDILLAPERLKEAAPLAIGLAVLLGSRELAHRWMADRYQARLSPPYFLPSAELGGYGAYFRLQSILRNRTELFDIAAVGPVFSGGLSLLALILGLIFTSQGGGGWPISSQVLQGSVLVGLLARAVLGTTVQQTQLLVHPLVIVGWTGLVINALNLIPIGQLSGGRLVQSVYGRKIAGRVGTFSLLILAIAAFTNVIAFYWGILVLLFQRQPERPSAEELSEPDDTRAAICLLLLFLAIAVLLPLTPSLAGRLSIGL; encoded by the coding sequence ATGCCGCTCGAAAATGCCACGCCGATCCTGCTGCTTGTGGGCGCGATCGCACTGATTGGCTGGGGCTTTTGGCGACGGCGTGGCCTCGGCCGATTAGGAACCTTAGCGAGTCTTCAGTCACTGGCGCTGGTCTCCCCTTGGCTGATCTTTTTTGGCCTCTCGCTGTTCGGCATCTACTTACGTCTCACTGTTGTGCTCGTTTTGTTGGTGAGCACGACTGTCGTTTACATCTTGCTCGGCCGACAAATTCGTCAACTTAGCCAAGATCCTGAGGTTCAAGCTCAGCTGCGCGATCGCTTGGCAGCGATGGCTGCTCGTAATGCTGCGATGGCACCCGATCGATCGCCTGACTCAGAGGCTGACACTCTGGAAGGTGATGGTCAGCCGCATCCTCTCCCTGCTGATGACCTTCAGCAAATCAAAGGCATCTTCGGGGTAGATACCTTTTTTGCAACGGAAACCATCCCCTACCAAGAAGGCGCCATCTTCAAAGGCAACCTGCGCGGTGAAGCAACCGTTGTGCAGCCCCGCTTGGCTCAGTTGTTGCAAGAGCGCCTCGACGATCGCTACCGACTGTTCTTGATTAACGATCCCAGCGATCGCCCAGCGGTTGTCGTCTTGCCTAGTACTGCTTGCGAACCCCCAAAGGTTTTGCCAGCTCAATATTTCCTAGCAGTGCTGCTGGCTGGCTTTACCCTTTGGACCTGTTTTGTGCGGGGTGCTGAGCAGCTCTATCCTAATTTCGACATTCTCTTGGCGCCAGAACGGCTGAAGGAAGCTGCGCCTCTAGCAATCGGCCTAGCGGTTCTGTTGGGATCACGAGAACTGGCCCATCGCTGGATGGCAGATCGTTATCAAGCTCGTCTCAGCCCGCCCTACTTTTTGCCTTCAGCAGAACTCGGAGGGTATGGCGCTTATTTTCGATTGCAGTCGATTCTGCGCAACCGGACGGAACTGTTTGATATTGCAGCCGTGGGGCCTGTGTTTAGTGGTGGTCTTTCCCTGCTAGCGCTGATCCTCGGTCTAATCTTTACGAGCCAAGGTGGGGGTGGCTGGCCGATTTCCAGCCAAGTTCTTCAAGGCTCTGTTCTTGTAGGTCTCTTGGCAAGGGCCGTATTGGGAACGACTGTCCAGCAAACCCAGCTGCTAGTTCATCCGCTCGTAATTGTTGGTTGGACAGGATTGGTCATCAACGCTCTTAACCTCATCCCTATTGGTCAGCTCAGCGGCGGACGGCTGGTTCAATCGGTCTATGGGCGCAAGATTGCTGGACGTGTCGGCACCTTCTCCCTGCTGATCCTAGCGATCGCAGCTTTCACAAATGTCATTGCCTTCTACTGGGGCATTCTGGTTCTCCTGTTTCAACGGCAGCCAGAACGACCTTCTGCTGAAGAACTCTCCGAGCCAGACGATACCCGTGCAGCAATCTGCCTACTACTGCTCTTCCTAGCGATCGCTGTGCTGCTTCCTCTGACTCCTAGCCTCGCTGGTCGTCTCTCGATTGGGCTTTAA
- the murQ gene encoding N-acetylmuramic acid 6-phosphate etherase: MDPSLSDRGHLLTEQANPASQNLDQLSPLEFVDLFTREDQYCLTAVAQAREAIAAAIEYAAQAIALGGRLFYIGAGTSGRLGVLDAAECPPTFCSDPEQVQGILAGGPAAMFRSSEGLEDRAEDGAAAIAEHQIGPRDFIVGITAGGTTPYVHGALAAARAAGAKTGFLACVPADQVAIAVDVDIRVPVGPELLSGSTRLKAGTVTKMVLNQISTGAMVRIGKVYGNRMVDVAVTNRKLEDRALRILSDLLGVDRQQAARLLEANGRSVKQALLQHWTGVDPASAADLLNQHQGQLRAALTASATALR, from the coding sequence ATGGATCCATCCCTGAGCGATCGCGGCCATCTACTGACAGAGCAGGCCAATCCAGCGAGTCAAAATCTCGATCAGTTGTCGCCGCTTGAATTCGTTGATCTATTCACCCGCGAAGATCAGTACTGCTTGACAGCTGTTGCTCAGGCTCGTGAAGCGATCGCAGCAGCCATTGAATACGCAGCACAAGCGATCGCCCTTGGGGGACGACTGTTCTACATCGGGGCTGGCACCAGTGGGCGTCTAGGCGTCTTGGATGCCGCCGAATGTCCGCCGACGTTTTGCAGTGATCCCGAACAAGTCCAAGGCATTTTGGCCGGCGGCCCTGCTGCCATGTTTCGCAGTTCCGAAGGGTTAGAAGATCGAGCAGAAGATGGTGCAGCCGCGATCGCAGAACACCAGATTGGCCCTCGTGATTTCATCGTGGGGATCACGGCAGGCGGTACAACGCCCTATGTCCATGGAGCGTTAGCAGCTGCTCGGGCAGCCGGTGCCAAGACAGGCTTTCTCGCTTGTGTCCCTGCTGATCAAGTAGCGATCGCCGTCGATGTTGATATTCGCGTTCCTGTTGGCCCCGAGTTACTTTCAGGCTCAACCCGCCTTAAAGCGGGCACTGTCACCAAGATGGTGCTCAACCAAATTTCAACGGGAGCGATGGTTCGAATCGGCAAGGTCTACGGTAATCGCATGGTCGATGTCGCGGTCACCAATCGCAAGTTAGAAGATCGGGCGCTACGGATTTTGTCAGACCTCCTCGGAGTCGATCGCCAGCAGGCTGCCAGATTGCTCGAGGCGAATGGGCGATCGGTCAAACAAGCTCTGCTGCAGCATTGGACTGGCGTAGATCCTGCAAGCGCTGCCGACCTACTTAATCAACATCAAGGCCAGCTGCGCGCGGCCCTAACTGCATCGGCCACAGCACTTCGGTAG
- a CDS encoding DUF3110 domain-containing protein — protein MKVYVLLYNAGTDNEGIHSLSIGDDNIILMFEDEDDAQRYAMLLEAQDFQAPSVEAIDREEVEAFCQDSPYQPQLIPRDFRPSNDFERLLLAPPELNREETDWSEDGRPADIADEEADSLPASDLEALRRRLEGLL, from the coding sequence ATGAAAGTCTACGTTCTGCTCTACAACGCGGGCACGGATAACGAAGGGATCCACTCGCTGTCGATCGGGGATGACAACATCATCCTGATGTTTGAAGACGAAGACGACGCCCAGCGCTACGCGATGCTGCTCGAAGCGCAGGACTTTCAGGCCCCGTCAGTGGAAGCGATCGATCGCGAAGAAGTCGAAGCTTTTTGCCAAGACTCGCCTTACCAGCCGCAGCTAATCCCCCGCGATTTCCGGCCTAGCAATGACTTTGAGCGTCTGCTGCTAGCGCCGCCCGAACTGAATCGAGAGGAAACCGATTGGTCTGAGGACGGTCGTCCGGCAGATATTGCGGATGAAGAAGCGGACTCTTTGCCCGCTAGCGATCTCGAAGCATTGCGTCGCCGTCTAGAAGGCTTGCTGTAA
- a CDS encoding DnaJ C-terminal domain-containing protein: protein MTRSAPPMQNFRDYYALLGIPQTANQADIKAAFRRLARQCHPDLNPGDRQAEERFKQISEAYEILSDPDRRAEYQRFSRYWQQQGFTEAESSDDYGDFPDFDIFVDELLGRRTVERSPRRSARRSAATASALSRDLERSLEVDPKTALQGGSALLKLDDGRQLEVDIPAGIQAGEYLRLRGQGIQGGDLLLRVQLQASDFQIQGADVIYTLNVSPATAVLGGQVAVPTLDGPVQMKLPASLRSGQRLRLAGKGYSKSSGDRGDQIVVIQLQLPTRLSPEERKLYEQLRSLEQAR from the coding sequence ATGACCCGATCAGCACCACCCATGCAAAATTTTCGCGACTATTACGCCCTGCTCGGGATTCCCCAGACAGCGAATCAGGCAGACATTAAAGCTGCATTTCGTCGTTTGGCTCGTCAATGCCATCCCGATCTCAATCCAGGCGATCGCCAAGCTGAAGAGCGATTCAAGCAAATCAGCGAAGCCTACGAGATCCTCTCGGATCCCGATCGCCGCGCCGAATATCAGCGCTTTAGCCGCTACTGGCAACAGCAAGGCTTTACCGAAGCTGAAAGCAGCGATGACTACGGCGATTTCCCTGACTTCGACATTTTTGTCGATGAATTATTGGGTCGTCGCACTGTTGAGCGATCGCCTCGCCGTTCAGCCCGCCGCTCGGCTGCGACTGCATCAGCTCTGTCGCGGGATCTTGAGCGATCGCTGGAAGTTGATCCCAAGACGGCGCTACAGGGTGGCTCTGCACTGCTCAAGCTAGACGATGGCCGCCAGCTAGAAGTGGATATTCCAGCTGGAATTCAAGCCGGTGAGTATCTGCGTCTGCGTGGTCAGGGGATCCAAGGGGGTGATTTACTGCTGCGGGTGCAATTGCAAGCGTCAGACTTCCAGATCCAAGGTGCAGACGTGATCTACACCTTGAATGTCAGTCCAGCCACGGCGGTGCTCGGTGGTCAGGTAGCCGTTCCCACTCTGGACGGCCCAGTCCAAATGAAGTTGCCCGCCTCTTTGCGATCGGGACAACGCCTGCGCTTGGCCGGCAAAGGCTACAGCAAGTCCAGTGGCGATCGCGGCGATCAAATTGTGGTGATTCAGCTCCAACTGCCGACCCGCCTCAGCCCTGAAGAACGCAAGCTGTATGAGCAGTTGCGATCGCTCGAGCAAGCCCGTTAA
- the dnaK gene encoding molecular chaperone DnaK, which yields MGRVVGIDLGTTNSVIAVMEGGKPMVIANAEGVRTTPSVVGVSKTGERLVGELARRQLVLNPRNTFANIKRFIGRRYDELTDESKRVPYTVRRDPEGNVRIVCPQLSREFAPEEVAAMILRKLAEEASRYLGEPVTGAVITVPAYFNDSQRQATRDAGRIAGLEVKRILNEPTAASLAYGLDRRDNQTILVFDLGGGTFDVSVLKVGNGVFEVKATSGDTQLGGNDFDRRIVDWLAEQFLEVEGIDLRRDRQALQRLIEAAEKAKIELSGVSVTDINLPFITATEDEPKHLETRLTRSEFEALCEDLLERMMRPLRRALKDARLQPQDIDEVVLVGGSTRMPMVQQLVRSLIGREPNQNVNPDEVVAIGAAIQAGILAGEVKDILLLDVTPLSLGLETIGGVMKKLIPRNTAIPVRRSDIFSTAENNQTMVEIHILQGERQLADGNKSLGRFKLTGIPPAPRGVPQVQVSFDIDANGILQVSALDKTTGREQTVTIQGASTLSQEEVKRMMKDAELYAQQDRQLKARIEKRNRAQTLIAQSERRLREISLDFGLYFAESKRRRIESTIRELKDYLERQDDRGLDLALAELQDALFDLNQETAARLRDEEGEGFFEPLKQTFASLRGDGDRDFERSWDDRGGDRWDADPWDRSRRSTPSYGYDDRRSPVSDPYRGERWVEEQTSAGRREPVRDRNGGNGSVRPEPAPRRGRPTWEEEQPPRRDRSQPPAKPASGRRWNDGWDDDDDEWF from the coding sequence ATGGGACGAGTCGTAGGCATTGACCTCGGAACGACGAACTCCGTTATTGCCGTAATGGAAGGCGGCAAGCCGATGGTGATCGCCAATGCTGAGGGTGTGCGAACTACCCCCTCTGTAGTGGGAGTTAGCAAAACCGGCGAGCGCTTGGTGGGCGAGTTAGCGCGCCGTCAGTTGGTGCTCAATCCGCGCAATACCTTTGCCAATATCAAGCGGTTTATCGGTCGTCGTTACGATGAGCTGACCGACGAATCAAAACGGGTGCCCTACACGGTGCGCCGTGATCCGGAGGGCAACGTGCGGATTGTTTGCCCCCAGCTCAGCCGTGAATTTGCGCCGGAAGAAGTAGCGGCAATGATTCTGCGCAAGCTGGCGGAAGAAGCCAGCCGCTATCTCGGTGAGCCGGTCACGGGTGCAGTGATTACGGTGCCGGCTTACTTCAATGACTCCCAGCGCCAAGCGACACGGGATGCCGGTCGGATTGCGGGGCTGGAAGTTAAGCGGATTCTCAATGAACCGACGGCAGCTTCGCTGGCCTATGGACTCGATCGCCGCGATAACCAAACCATTCTGGTCTTCGACTTGGGCGGCGGCACTTTTGACGTGTCGGTGCTGAAGGTTGGCAACGGGGTATTTGAGGTCAAAGCCACCAGTGGCGACACCCAGCTCGGTGGCAATGACTTCGATCGCCGCATTGTTGATTGGCTGGCTGAGCAGTTCCTCGAAGTAGAAGGGATTGACCTGCGGCGCGATCGCCAAGCGCTGCAGCGTCTGATTGAGGCAGCGGAGAAAGCCAAGATTGAGCTATCGGGCGTCAGCGTCACCGATATCAACCTGCCGTTCATCACTGCCACAGAAGATGAACCGAAGCATTTGGAAACGCGACTGACGCGATCGGAATTTGAAGCGCTCTGCGAAGACCTGCTGGAGCGCATGATGCGGCCGCTGCGTCGGGCCTTGAAGGATGCGCGCTTGCAACCCCAGGACATCGATGAAGTGGTGCTGGTGGGTGGCTCAACTCGCATGCCGATGGTGCAGCAGTTGGTGCGATCGCTGATTGGTCGTGAGCCAAATCAGAACGTCAATCCCGACGAAGTCGTCGCGATCGGGGCAGCGATCCAAGCCGGTATTTTGGCTGGCGAAGTCAAGGACATCCTGCTGCTAGATGTGACGCCGCTGTCGCTGGGGCTAGAAACAATCGGCGGCGTGATGAAGAAGCTAATCCCGCGCAATACGGCCATTCCTGTGCGGCGATCGGACATTTTCTCCACGGCTGAAAATAATCAGACGATGGTAGAAATTCACATCCTCCAAGGCGAACGCCAGCTGGCAGATGGCAATAAGTCCCTTGGCCGCTTCAAGCTAACGGGTATTCCGCCGGCGCCACGCGGGGTGCCGCAGGTGCAGGTGTCGTTTGACATCGATGCCAATGGCATCCTCCAAGTCTCGGCGCTCGATAAGACGACCGGACGGGAGCAAACCGTCACCATTCAAGGTGCATCCACGCTGTCACAAGAAGAAGTGAAGCGGATGATGAAGGATGCCGAACTCTATGCCCAGCAAGATCGGCAACTGAAAGCGCGGATTGAGAAGCGTAATCGTGCCCAAACCCTAATCGCTCAATCGGAGCGTCGCCTGCGGGAAATTTCCCTCGACTTTGGCCTCTACTTTGCGGAATCAAAGCGGCGCCGGATTGAAAGTACGATTCGCGAGTTGAAGGACTACCTTGAACGCCAAGACGATCGCGGTTTGGATTTAGCCTTAGCTGAATTGCAGGATGCACTGTTCGACCTCAATCAAGAAACAGCTGCTCGGCTGCGTGATGAAGAAGGCGAAGGCTTCTTTGAACCGTTGAAGCAGACCTTTGCCAGCCTGCGAGGGGATGGCGATCGCGATTTTGAGCGCAGTTGGGATGATCGCGGTGGCGATCGCTGGGATGCGGATCCATGGGATCGTAGCCGTCGCAGTACCCCCAGCTACGGTTACGACGATCGCCGCAGCCCCGTCAGCGATCCCTATCGAGGTGAGCGCTGGGTGGAAGAACAAACCTCGGCTGGCCGCCGTGAACCAGTGCGCGATCGCAATGGCGGCAATGGATCTGTCCGTCCGGAACCTGCTCCACGGCGCGGCCGACCGACTTGGGAAGAAGAACAACCGCCACGGCGCGATCGCAGTCAACCACCGGCTAAGCCAGCTAGCGGGCGTCGCTGGAATGACGGCTGGGATGATGACGATGATGAGTGGTTCTAG
- a CDS encoding 2Fe-2S iron-sulfur cluster-binding protein: protein MSDTYTVRIRDRRTDEEFTVQVPPDRYILQTAEEQGYELPFSCRNGACTACAVRVLGGAIEQTEAMGLSAPLRQHGYALLCVSYPRSDVIVETQDEDEVYMLQFGRYFGQGKVSFGLPLDEE, encoded by the coding sequence ATGAGCGACACCTACACCGTCCGCATTCGCGATCGCCGTACCGATGAGGAGTTTACGGTGCAGGTTCCGCCCGATCGCTACATCCTGCAAACCGCCGAAGAACAGGGCTATGAATTGCCTTTTTCTTGCCGCAATGGGGCTTGTACAGCCTGTGCCGTGCGCGTTCTCGGTGGAGCGATCGAGCAAACCGAGGCAATGGGTCTGTCAGCACCGTTGCGTCAACACGGCTATGCCCTGCTCTGCGTCAGCTATCCGCGATCGGATGTGATTGTGGAAACCCAAGACGAAGACGAAGTCTACATGCTGCAGTTTGGTCGGTACTTTGGCCAAGGCAAAGTCAGCTTTGGTTTGCCCTTGGACGAGGAATAA
- a CDS encoding inositol monophosphatase family protein, giving the protein MAAISDRQLQIWLDVATEAALAAGAELDRFWGRLTQIEEKGRPGDLLTEADRAAEAAVLSVLERHCPEHAVLAEESGWLGDRQQEFAWAVDPLDGTTNYAHGYPFCGTSIALLYQNQPIIGVFYAPYLKELFRAAQGLGATLNRQPIRVSKAETLAKSLLVTGFAYDRCEVEDNNYAEFCRLTHVTQGVRRGGSAALDLSYVACGRLDGYWERGLSPWDLAAGVVLVQEAGGLVTAYDRSPFDIASGRILATNGQIHAELSETLLQIKPLQSF; this is encoded by the coding sequence GTGGCAGCAATCAGCGATCGCCAGCTCCAGATTTGGTTGGATGTGGCGACAGAAGCGGCCTTGGCAGCAGGGGCTGAACTCGATCGCTTTTGGGGTCGGTTGACGCAGATCGAAGAGAAAGGACGCCCCGGCGACCTCCTAACAGAAGCTGATCGCGCAGCAGAAGCAGCAGTTCTTAGCGTTTTGGAACGTCATTGCCCTGAGCATGCCGTCCTTGCTGAGGAATCTGGTTGGTTAGGCGATCGCCAGCAGGAGTTTGCTTGGGCAGTCGATCCGTTGGATGGCACGACGAATTACGCCCACGGCTATCCCTTCTGCGGAACCTCGATCGCGCTGCTCTATCAAAATCAGCCGATCATCGGTGTCTTCTATGCGCCTTACCTAAAAGAGTTATTCCGCGCTGCTCAGGGATTGGGCGCCACCCTGAATCGGCAACCAATTCGTGTTTCCAAAGCTGAGACCTTGGCGAAATCTCTGCTCGTGACGGGTTTTGCCTATGATCGCTGCGAAGTTGAGGACAACAACTACGCCGAATTCTGTCGCCTGACCCATGTCACCCAAGGCGTACGGCGAGGCGGATCGGCAGCCTTGGATTTGTCCTATGTGGCCTGCGGGCGTTTGGATGGCTATTGGGAGCGCGGCCTCTCGCCCTGGGATCTGGCAGCGGGTGTAGTGCTAGTGCAGGAAGCAGGCGGACTCGTCACAGCCTACGATCGCAGCCCCTTTGACATTGCCAGTGGTCGAATTTTGGCCACGAATGGTCAGATTCACGCGGAGCTGAGCGAGACACTGTTGCAGATCAAACCGCTGCAATCGTTTTAA
- a CDS encoding DUF3386 domain-containing protein has translation MVAAQLSARELFRAAYENRYTWDANFPGYRANVTYSDGNQSWEGSVEVSADLKPSISGIEEPEVVKLIHGQLFEVAIHRVRRGFEDTHGKNEFEFGNSDNDGTVEILVNGKSAGDRYKVRDNEVVLVHRHIHGVVVTINTFSTHKSAEGYLSHRYDSVYHDPTTGEQKGDHSEFEDEYVTVGGYQLLSARTIRSASGTISFRFSNLELLTPAA, from the coding sequence ATGGTCGCTGCTCAGCTTTCGGCACGGGAACTGTTCCGCGCTGCCTACGAAAATCGCTACACCTGGGATGCCAATTTTCCCGGCTATCGCGCCAACGTTACCTACAGCGATGGCAACCAGTCTTGGGAAGGCAGTGTGGAAGTCAGCGCTGACCTCAAGCCCAGCATCTCGGGCATTGAGGAGCCGGAAGTGGTCAAACTGATCCATGGTCAGCTGTTTGAAGTCGCCATTCACCGCGTCCGTCGGGGCTTTGAAGATACCCACGGCAAAAATGAGTTTGAATTCGGCAACAGCGATAACGACGGCACCGTTGAAATTCTGGTCAACGGCAAATCTGCTGGCGATCGCTACAAAGTGCGGGATAACGAAGTCGTGCTGGTCCATCGCCACATTCACGGCGTGGTCGTGACGATCAACACCTTCAGTACCCACAAAAGCGCCGAGGGCTACCTCTCGCATCGCTACGACTCGGTCTACCATGACCCGACGACTGGCGAGCAAAAAGGCGATCACAGTGAATTTGAAGACGAATACGTCACCGTTGGCGGCTATCAGTTGCTGAGTGCTCGCACGATTCGTTCGGCTTCAGGCACGATCAGCTTCCGCTTCAGCAATCTGGAATTGCTCACTCCCGCCGCGTAA